The sequence below is a genomic window from Shinella zoogloeoides.
AGGTCTTCCACATAGCCGACCCGCCGGTGCGCCTTGAGGTCCTCGACGGTCTCCGGCGTGCCGTTTTCCTCAAGATAGTCGCGCGAGGCATAGAGGCCGAGCGTGTAATCCGTGAGCTTCGAAGAGACGAGCCGGCCCTGTTCCGGCCGCTCCAGCGTGATGGCGATATCCGCCTCGCGCTGCGAGAGCGAGAAGGAGCGCGGCACGGGCACGAGCTGGATCTTCAGTTCCGGGTGCCGCGCCGTCAGCCGGCCGAGGCGCGGGGCGAGGAAGGAGACGCCGAAACCATCCGGCGCGCCGACGCGCACCGTGCCGGCGACCGCCGTGTCGATGCGCCCGATGCTCGCCTGTACGGCCAGCATCTCCGTTTCCATCCGCTCGGCCGCGCGCAGGAACGCCTCGCCCTCGGCGGTGAGTTCGCAGCCGTTGGTGCGGCGGATGAGGAGGCGGGTCTTCAGCGCCTCTTCCAGGGCGCTGACCCGGCGGCTCAGGGTCGCATGGTTGACGCCGAGGCGGCGGGAGGCGGCGAGCAACTGCCCGGTGCGGGCAACGGCGAGGAACAGGCGGGCGTCGTCCCAGTTCATGGATGGCCTCCGGCTTTAATTTTTGCACAACGGTTCCTTATCCAAGGTGATTGAGTTGTGCAAATTGAAGTGCGATGATCTCGCCATAACCACGGAGGACTCCCCCATGTACGAGATCGGCCATTTCATCAACGGCAAGCAGGTTCCCGGCACCAGCGGCCGCACCGCGAACGTCTACAATCCGGCGACGGGCGAGGTTCAGGCGACGGTCGCGCTTGCGAGCGAGGCGGATCTCCAGGCCGCCGTCGACAGCGCCCTTGCCGCGCAGCCGAAGTGGGCCGCCACCAATCCGCAGCGCCGCGCCCGCGTCTTCATGAAGTTCGTCGAGCTCCTGAACAAGCACATGGACGAACTGGCCGTTCTGGTGTCGCGTGAACACGGCAAGACGGTGGAAGACTCCAAGGGCGACGTCATTCGCGGCCTTGAAGTCTGCGAATTCGTCATCGGCATTCCGCATCTTGCCAAGAGCGAGTTCACGGAAGGCGCCGGCCCGGGCATCGACATGTACTCGATCCGCCAGCCGCTCGGCATCGGCGCCGGCATCACGCCGTTCAACTTCCCGGGCATGATCCCGATGTGGATGTTCGCCCCGGCCATCGCCTGCGGCAACGCCTTCATCCTGAAGCCCTCCGAGCGCGATCCGTCCCTGCCGATCCGCCTTGCCGAACTGATGATCGAGGCCGGCCTGCCGGCGGGCATCCTCAACGTCGTCAACGGCGACAAAGGCGCGGTCGATGCGATCCTCGCCCATCCTGATATTGCCGGCGTTTCCTTCGTCGGTTCCACGCCGATCGCCCGCTATGTCTATGGCGAGGCTGCTGCCAACGGCAAGCGCGCCCAGTGCTTCGGCGGCGCAAAGAACCACATGATCATCATGCCCGACGCCGACCTCGACCAGGCCTGCAACGCCCTGATGGGCGCCGGCTACGGTTCTGCCGGCGAGCGCTGCATGGCGATCTCGGTCGCCGTTCCGGTCGGCGAGGAAACCGCCAACCGCCTCGTCGAGAAGCTGACGCCGATGATCGAGAGCCTGCGCATCGGTCCCTACACCGACGAAAAGGCCGACATGGGCCCGGTCGTCACCAAGGAAGCCCAGACCCGCATCCTCAGCCTGATCGACAAGGGCGTGGAAGAAGGCGCCAACCTCGTCGTCGACGGCCGCGGCTTCAAGCTCCAGGGCTATGAGGACGGCTACTTCGTCGGCGGCTGCCTGTTCGACAACGTCACGCCGGACATGGAAATCTACAAGACCGAGATCTTCGGCCCGGTCCTCTCCGTCGTGCGCGCCAAGAACTACGAGGAAGCCCTCGACCTGCCGATGAAGCACGAATACGGCAACGGCGTCGCCATCTATACCCGCGACGGCGATGCCGCGCGCGACTTCGCCAGCCGCATCAACATCGGCATGGTCGGCGTCAACGTTCCGATCCCGGTTCCGCTCGCCTACCATTCCTTCGGCGGCTGGAAGTCCTCGTCCTTCGGCGACCTCAACCAGCACGGCACGGACTCGATCAAGTTCTGGACCCGCACCAAGACCGTGACGAGCCGCTGGCCGTCCGGCATCAAGGACGGTGCCGAGTTCTCCATCCCGACGATGAAGTGATCCTCCCGACAATTGAAAGGGCTCCCGCGAGGGGGCCCTTTTTGCATTGCCACTTTTTTGTGCTTTGCGAAGAATAGCGGCGAAGCCCGGTCCGTTTACCCCTCGTGTTCTATGCATTC
It includes:
- a CDS encoding CoA-acylating methylmalonate-semialdehyde dehydrogenase → MYEIGHFINGKQVPGTSGRTANVYNPATGEVQATVALASEADLQAAVDSALAAQPKWAATNPQRRARVFMKFVELLNKHMDELAVLVSREHGKTVEDSKGDVIRGLEVCEFVIGIPHLAKSEFTEGAGPGIDMYSIRQPLGIGAGITPFNFPGMIPMWMFAPAIACGNAFILKPSERDPSLPIRLAELMIEAGLPAGILNVVNGDKGAVDAILAHPDIAGVSFVGSTPIARYVYGEAAANGKRAQCFGGAKNHMIIMPDADLDQACNALMGAGYGSAGERCMAISVAVPVGEETANRLVEKLTPMIESLRIGPYTDEKADMGPVVTKEAQTRILSLIDKGVEEGANLVVDGRGFKLQGYEDGYFVGGCLFDNVTPDMEIYKTEIFGPVLSVVRAKNYEEALDLPMKHEYGNGVAIYTRDGDAARDFASRINIGMVGVNVPIPVPLAYHSFGGWKSSSFGDLNQHGTDSIKFWTRTKTVTSRWPSGIKDGAEFSIPTMK
- a CDS encoding LysR family transcriptional regulator; its protein translation is MNWDDARLFLAVARTGQLLAASRRLGVNHATLSRRVSALEEALKTRLLIRRTNGCELTAEGEAFLRAAERMETEMLAVQASIGRIDTAVAGTVRVGAPDGFGVSFLAPRLGRLTARHPELKIQLVPVPRSFSLSQREADIAITLERPEQGRLVSSKLTDYTLGLYASRDYLEENGTPETVEDLKAHRRVGYVEDLIFTASLNFTGEIMRSWDASFEISSATGQTEAVRSGAGVGILHDYIARQYGELVRLLPATSIRRAYWTTWHESARDLVRVRTVAEFVQELVRQEHAMFL